The Oncorhynchus nerka isolate Pitt River unplaced genomic scaffold, Oner_Uvic_2.0 unplaced_scaffold_288___fragment_1, whole genome shotgun sequence genome has a segment encoding these proteins:
- the LOC115121458 gene encoding ankyrin repeat domain-containing protein 12-like isoform X1, producing the protein MTSAPPAQCTMAKPGTDRDGAMVGKKNKDKIPPFTKTLKLDRSKLLGVKEGKPPKSSMKRKLSFTMSPPRNEERHSDTDESVPDQSTESWGESEGRLVTPCRMYSADKDGPDKKKVKKESGGSKKAPVNLLFGYPLSERKQMALLMQMTARDNSPDSTPSHPSQAPTVQKKLPSSTASRARDKVNKRNERGETPLHMAAIRGDAKQVKELIGLGADVNIKDFAGWTPLHEACNLGYYDVAKVLIAAGAEVNTQGLDDDTPLHDASSSGHTDIVKLLLTHGGNAFQANKRGERPVDVADSQALELLLKGEVPLSDPEDSPSESEGPPSVNPSSVDVDDDHLDDSDVEKDSEGKQSTVKASSSMSGLDEYEFKDEEDLSKALNDRHILRRELREKERNHLVKQSNKGGGSGSVQSSKSKKTSSRVRYCSSDSSSDEMEMPTERRSSPTCSNGSDGHKASDASRTKKENLCSLTTSEQKDKSSKVKKKNKNQSKNKENQEDGKENSKALVFSVATVSVSETHMDKNSRGLCGDEDLFKISFSPKDDSSVHLFHLSATVKSPKLNHGLADKQPSSNPLKQENAKMTCVSIAEGPCPPDGVKYNHYNPESEFCTESSSSKGCKHKEKSKHHQKDVAVDCSVGGGGSSSHNKERSVVHSSDGGALRKTDKDGKVVKKHKLKHKEKNNHCREYEADRERNRHRQKEGGRKDGQKNQEFDREFWKENFFNDDEPPPPGKTETEREDGSPVTEERGTKEIYPSSIGKETRLREVQEKDKDKVVKKEGKETSAVCKEKGGKDGKSSEHEERTECLSSTSGLTTSLPEETQHNTTSVKDEPEDKPVPETMSTADLARLDASEKDQRDKSDRRPSVKERETDKKNPDKEKKVKMEHLEKSENSQNSMDRWREKERMASGSSHLSPGDKNHKESEKLRALSTTKKHEESKDKKSKEKPDKKSERERQEREYRDKDRIGWDNKGKPPSEKCTDQSKLDRAKEKDKDCDKKKREKSKDCSSSSSNLKLPLEEKKGYVSESGKTTPAKPLKEEVLKTPEKDRDRRDRESRDFDRHRDRDKDRHKSDKDRSKEGSKACKTKSNETETDRDNRSKAKASPATREEKRPKEKRLVNEDLRQTSFERMLSLKDQEIEQWHRKHLEKIKQKERERMKQRPSSATTDPGKLKSKAKTMSLSSGEQCSSKELLRSKSSEGSGDAHGRDRDKPIKESTSSRTMSLDGKTLSSLSGKLMAGIENSLSRSPRPESERSDLMSRSVSMFSMASSEDSCQATMLMPRPVEYDSDMTLDASQDSQPLFQLSSLLSQSRSPAVHDKDHNGLPDSAQGNRTPLQSRHTSPYLIAILDEEANSATAGKHFETLSKASVVPAAQPNEEPSGFQLPSETCADLEESQSQRGPTQMLPNLPNARTYADLNTESEGSTAPRTDADFNTASGVRLPPQVSNTRDPLVKDSSTLQQASVQQLATPERRGFSSTSDPLLIRDVQCIPVETFTAAPECSTKYLTPLVTLSSLSCQLLFSSTETNSSLSASQSRETLPNTSTVTSQQTKTEVGGDLALDPKDTTPVEGAASSSENRAAVESLDSVLGASRPGAMDNPVASTSSVSTEESMQSRTNESQEDMDTDASFQDCKQSRFSSDVVDSSDPQPGKNDHASQHTLSTVSRWPCLEHKSEETSDTPDNTLEKSRGPEVMSTGRTSCRSSSEGSNMVTVPEVKLEPCPEPMEVASTSEERSEGQTLSGASGQFSNFQQGSQTDQSGSSGSYSCSGFSASSSPQSGDRDSDSSGAKAKVRSLTMEEDQDVQQTHPRKRKMPRMSTSNHAGGSTQQGMEKPQPSLAAIVDSLKLEEIQPYQTERANPYYEFLHIRKKIEDNRKVLLSVTPQPPQYYDEYVTFTGSYLLDGNPFGKLCIPTITPPPSLPDQLKEMFKQQEVVRMKLRLQHSIEREKLIVSNEQEVLRVHYRAARTLANQTLPFSACTVLLDAEVYNMPQDAQASGMMSRTVESGDQDGKTSVRDRFNARQFMSWLQDVDDKFDKLKTCLLMRQQHEAAALNAVQRLHWQLKLQELDPVVYKSTSIFEIPEFYIPLVEVNDDFDLTPI; encoded by the exons ATGAGTCAGTCCCAGACCAGTCCACTGAGTCCTGGGGAGAGTCTGAGGGGAGGTTAGTGACTCCCTGCAGGATGTACTCAGCAG ataaagATGGCCCGGATAAGAAGAAAGTCAAGAAGGAGTCTGGGGGGAGTAAGAAGGCCCCGGTTAATCTCCTGTTTGGCTACCCGCTGTCAGAACGCAAGCAGATGGCCCTCCTGATGCAGATGACCGCCAGGGACAACAGCCCAG ACTCGACTCCTAGCCACCCGTCCCAGGCCCCCACGGTGCAGAAGAAGCTCCCCAGCAGCACGGCCTCCAGAGCGAGGGACAAGGTGAACAAGAGGAACGAGCGTGGCGAGACGCCGCTACACATGGCCGCCATACGAGGGGATGCCAAGCAGGTCAAGGAGCTCATCGGCCTCGGAGCTGACGTCAACATTAAAGACTTCGCAG GCTGGACGCCCCTTCACGAGGCGTGTAACCTTGGTTACTACGACGTGGCCAAGGTTCTGATTGCAGCCGGAGCAGAAGTCAACACTCAGGGTCTGGATGACGACACTCCACTCCACGATGCCTCCAGCAGTGGACACACAGAC ATTGTGAAGCTGCTGCTGACACACGGAGGAAATGCGTTCCAGGCCAACAAGCGAGGGGAGCGGCCTGTAGACGTAGCTGATTCTCAGGCGCTGGAGCTCCTCCTAAAGGGAGAGGTGCCCCTCTCAGACCCAGAGGATAGCCCCTCAG AGTCAGAAGGCCCTCCGTCGGTGAATCCCTCCAGCGTGGACGTTGATGACGACCACCTGGATGACTCGGACGTGGAAAAGGATTCTGAAGGAAAGCAGAGCACCGTGAAGGCCTCATCCTCCATGTCCGGCTTGGATGAGTATGAGTTCAAAGACGAAGAGGACTTGAGTAAAGCCCTGAACGATCGACACATCCTCCGGAGAGAGctgagggagaaggaaaggaatCATTTGGTGAAGCAGAGCAATAAAGGGGGCGGGAGCGGCTCAGTCCAGTCCTCGAAGTCTAAGAAGACGTCGTCCCGTGTTCGCTACTGCAGCTCGGATAGTTCCAGTGATGAGATGGAGATGCCAACAGAGAGAAGGAGCTCTCCGACCTGCTCCAACGGCTCCGATGGACACAAGGCGTCAGACGCCAGCAGGACTAAGAAAGAGAACCTCTGCAGCCTCACGACTTCCGAACAGAAAGACAAAAGCAGCAAAGTCAAGAAAAAGAACAAGAACCAGAGCAAGAACAAAGAGAACCAGGAGGACGGGAAGGAGAACAGCAAAGCTCTGGTGTTTTCCGTAGCCACCGTGTCTGTGTCGGAGACACACATGGACAAGAACAGCCGAGGACTCTGTGGGGACGAGGACTTGTTCAAAATCTCCTTCAGTCCCAAGGACGACTCGTCCGTCCACCTTTTCCACCTGTCCGCCACCGTCAAGTCCCCTAAGCTCAACCACGGCCTGGCCGACAAGCAGCCGTCCTCCAACCCGCTCAAACAGGAGAACGCCAAGATGACGTGCGTCTCGATTGCCGAAGGCCCCTGTCCGCCGGATGGTGTCAAGTACAACCACTACAACCCAGAGTCGGAGTTCTGCACAGAGAGCTCCAGTAGTAAAGGCTGCAAGCACAAGGAGAAGAGCAAGCACCACCAGAAGGACGTCGCCGTGGACTGTAGCGTCGGGGGCGGCGGCTCCAGTTCGCATAATAAAGAACGCAGCGTGGTCCACAGCTCTGACGGTGGTGCCTTACGGAAGACGGACAAAGATGGCAAAGTGGTCAAAAAACATAAACTAAAACACAAGGAGAAGAACAACCACTGCAGGGAGTATGAGGCGGACAGGGAGAGGAACCGCCACCGGCAGAAGGAGGGCGGCAGGAAGGACGGCCAAAAGAACCAGGAGTTCGACAGGGAGTTCTGGAAAGAGAACTTCTTCAATGACGACGAACCTCCGCCTCCAGGGAAAACTGAGACCGAGAGGGAGGACGGCTCTCCTGTGACGGAAGAGAGGGGGACGAAAGAAATATACCCCTCTAGCATCGGCAAGGAGACGAGGCTGAGAGAGGTGCAAGAGAAGGATAAAGACAAGGTGGtgaagaaggaagggaaggaaaccTCTGCTGTCTGTAAAGAGAAAGGAGGAAAAGATGGGAAGTCCAGTGAGCatgaggagaggacagagtgCCTCAGCTCCACCTCTGGACTGACTACCTCTCTTCCGGAGGAGACGCAGCATAACACTACAAGCGTGAAAGATGAACCGGAGGATAAACCGGTACCGGAGACCATGTCTACGGCTGATCTAGCCCGACTGGATGCCTCTGAGAAAGACCAGCGGGACAAATCTGACAGGAGGCCTTCTGTAAAAGAACGGGAGACTGATAAAAAGAATCCCGATAAGGAGAAGAAGGTTAAGATGGAGCACCTGGAGAAATCAGAGAATTCGCAAAATTCCATGGATCgctggagggagaaggagaggatggcGTCTGGCTCATCTCATTTGTCCCCTGGTGACAAGAACCACAAAGAGAGCGAAAAGCTCAGAGCCTTGTCCACGACAAAAAAACATGAAGAGAGCAAGGACAAGAAGAGCAAAGAGAAGCCCGATAagaagagcgagagggagaggcaggagagagagtacagagacaAAGATAGGATAGGCTGGGATAACAAAGGAAAACCACCTTCAGAGAAATGCACTGATCAAAGTAAATTGGATCGTGCAAAGGAGAAAGACAAAGACTGCGATAAGAAGAAAAGGGAAAAATCTAAAGACTGCTCTTCATCTTCCTCTAACCTGAAGCTCCCCTTGGAGGAGAAGAAAGGCTATGTGTCTGAAAGTGGCAAGACCACACCAGCAAAACCGCTAAAGGAGGAGGTCCTGAAAACGCCAGAGAAAGACCGAGACCGAAGAGACAGAGAATCCAGAGACTTTGACCGGCACAGAGATCGAGACAAAGATCGTCACAAGAGCGACAAGGACCGTTCCAAGGAGGGCAGCAAGGCCTGTAAGACCAAATCCAACGAGACTGAGACTGACCGAGACAACAGGTCCAAAGCTAAAGCCTCACCTGCCACCCGGGAAGAGAAGCGACCCAAAGAGAAACGTCTGGTCAACGAGGACCTGAGGCAGACCAGCTTCGAACGAATGCTGAGTCTGAAGGACCAGGAGATTGAACAGTGGCACCGGAAGCATCTAGAAAAGATCAAACAGAAGGAGCGGGAGAGGATGAAACAACGACCCTCCTCTGCGACAACAGACCCAGGGAAGCTCAAAAGCAAAGCCAAGACGATGTCCTTGTCATCTGGAGAACAGTGTTCGAGCAAAGAACTGCTTCGTTCCAAGAGCTCCGAAGGCTCTGGCGACGCTCATGGCCGGGACCGAGACAAACCTATAAAGGAGAGCACCAGCTCCAGGACCATGTCCCTAGACGGGAAGACACTCTCCTCCCTCAGTGGGAAGTTGATGGCTGGTATTGAGAACAGCTTGAGCAGGTCCCCCAGGCCGGAGAGCGAGCGGTCGGATCTCATGTCCAGATCCGTGTCCATGTTCTCCATGGCCAGTTCTGAGGACTCCTGTCAGGCAACCATGTTGATGCCGAGACCCGTAGAGTACGACTCGGATATGACCCTGGATGCCTCCCAGGACTCTCAGccgcttttccaactgtcttccctcctctcacAGTCTAGATCACCTGCCGTTCACGACAAAGACCACAACGGTCTTCCAGACTCAGCTCAAGGTAACAGGACTCCGCTGCAGAGCCGACACACTTCCCCTTACCTTATAGCTATTCTGGACGAGGAAGCAAACTCTGCGACGGCGGGTAAACATTTTGAAACTCTGTCAAAGGCCAGCGTGGTGCCTGCTGCTCAACCAAATGAAGAGCCTTCAGGTTTTCAGCTTCCTTCAGAAACCTGTGCAGATCTGGAGGAGAGCCAGAGTCAAAGGGGTCCTACTCAGATGCTTCCAAATCTCCCTAATGCAAGAACATATGCAGATCTCAACACTGAGAGTGAAGGTAGCACCGCTCCAAGAACCGATGCAGATTTCAACACCGCTTCAGGTGTCCGTCTTCCACCTCAAGTGTCCAACACCAGAGATCCTCTTGTAAAGGACTCCTCAACACTTCAACAGGCTAGTGTCCAACAGCTAGCTACGCCAGAACGGAGAGGGTTTTCTTCCACCTCTGATCCTCTCCTAATACGGGACGTCCAGTGTATCCCCGTTGAGACCTTCACTGCAGCGCCCGAATGTAGCACGAAGTACTTGACGCCACTGGTGACATTATCTTCTCTATCCTGTCAACTGCTGTTCTCCAGCACCGAAacaaactcctctctctctgctagccAGTCACGGGAAACCCTTCCAAACACCAGTACGGTGACCTCACAGCAGACGAAGACTGAGGTTGGTGGAGATTTGGCTCTTGATCCTAAAGATACAACTCCAGTTGAGGGTGCAGCCAGCAGCTCTGAAAACAGAGCAGCTGTAGAGAGCCTTGACAGTGTGTTAGGAGCGTCTCGACCAGGAGCGATGGACAACCCAGTAGCATCCACCAGCAGTGTTAGTACAGAGGAATCTATGCAGAGTAGAACCAATGAATCTCAAGAGGACATGGACACTGACGCAAGCTTTCAGGATTGTAAGCAATCCAGATTCTCCAGTGACGTTGTCGACTCCAGCGATCCTCAACCGGGGAAAAACGATCATGCTAGCCAGCATACACTATCTACTGTGTCGCGATGGCCGTGCCTTGAACACAAATCGGAAGAAACTTCTGATACACCTGACAACACATTGGAGAAGAGCAGAGGTCCTGAGGTCATGTCAACAGGAAGGACTAGTTGTCGGTCTTCGTCAGAGGGCAGTAATATGGTCACCGTCCCTGAGGTGAAATTAGAGCCATGCCCAGAGCCAATGGAAGTGGCTTCTACCTCTGAGGAGAGATCAGAAGGACAGACACTGTCCGGTGCTTCTGGACAGTTTAGCAACTTCCAGCAAGGCTCGCAGACAGACcagagtggtagtagtggtagttacAGCTGCAGTGGGTTCTCTGCAAGCTCTTCCCCCCAGTCTGGGGACAGAGACTCTGACTCCTCCGGGGCTAAGGCCAAGGTCCGCTCCCTAACCATGGAAGAGGACCAGGACGTCCAGCAGACACACCCCAGGAAGAGGAAAATGCCAAGGATGTCTACCTCAAACCACGCCGGAGGCAGCACACAACAG GGGATGGAGAAGCCTCAGCCGTCTCTGGCGGCCATCGTTGACTCTCTGAAGCTGGAGGAGATTCAGCCGTACCAGACGGAGAGGGCCAACCCTTACTACGAGTTCCTGCACATCCGCAAGAAGATCGAGGATAACCGCAAAGTGCTGCTGAGCGTCACCCCCCAGCCGCCGCAGTATTACGACGAATACGTGACGTTTACAGGATCGTACCTGCTAGACGGGAACCCCTTCGGTAAACTCTGTATTCCGACT ATaactccccctccgtctctcccggaCCAACTGAAGGAGATGTTTAAGCAACAGGAAGTTGTTCGTATGAAGCTACGCTTGCAGCACAGCATCGAACGG gAAAAGTTAATTGTTTCCAACGAACAGGAAGTGTTACGAGTTCACTACCGGGCTGCCAGAACACTAGCCAATCAGACGCTCCCGTTTAGTGCGTGCACCGTGCTATTGGACGCAGAGGTGTACAACATGCCGCAGGATGCCCAGGCAAGTGGCATGATGTCACGTACTGTAGAATCG GGAGACCAAGATGGCAAGACGTCTGTGAGGGATCGTTTCAACGCCCGCCAGTTTATGTCCTGGTTGCAAGACGTGGACGACAAGTTCGATAAACTCAAG ACGTGTCTTCTGATGAGGCAGCAGCACGAGGCAGCAGCTCTTAATGCTGTCCAGCGTCTCCATTGGCAGCTGAAACTCCAGGAGCTGGATCCAGTCGTGTACAAGTCCACCTCCATCTTCGAGATACCCGAGTTCTACATCCCCCTGGTAGAGGTCAACGACGACTTTGACCTCACGCCCATATGA